The genomic DNA TTAAACGGGCCATTCGGACGCTGTGGACGATCCTCGATGAGATGGATCTGATGTGGCTGCCGCAGACCACATCGTGGTTACTCAACGAGCGGCATTATGGCGGTTTGCAGGGACTCGACAAGGCAGAGACGGCCGCAAAGTATGGCGATGAACAGGTCAAGATCTGGCGCCGCAGCTATGACATTCCGCCGCCTGAGTTGGACGCATCGGACGAGCGTTATTTGGGTGACGATCCGCGATATGCGGGCGTTCGGCCGTTTCCTGCGACCGAATGTCTTAAAGATACGGTTGAACGTGTAGTGCCGTATTGGGAAAATGAGATCGCACCAAAAGTGAAAAGCGGCAAGCGTTTGATAGTCGCCGCTCACGGCAACAGTTTGCGGGCTCTCGTCAAATATCTGGACGGCATCGCGGACGACGAGATCGTCAACCTAAACATCCCGACCGGCGTGCCGCTTGTCTACGAACTCGATGCCGATCTCAAGCCAATAAAAAGCTACTACCTCGGCGATGCCGAAGCGATCAAAGCGGCTCAAGAAGCCGTAGCAAATCAAGGCAAGGCGAAGTAATTCAAAAGTAAATGGGTCAAAGGTAATAAAATGTTGAAAATTCTCGCAGCAATACTTGTAATGGCGGCGTTTACGCTCAGCGTTGCGGCGCAGAATAATAAGAACGTTTCCGACAACGAGATATCCGGCGGGCTCAAAGAGGCTTTGTCTAAAGGCGTCGGGTCGGCGATCAAGTCGCTTGGAAAAGAAGACGGATTTTTTAAGAATGTCCGCGTTAAAATTCCGCTTCCCAAATCGCTGCAAAAGGTCGAAAAGATCGTTCGGGTCGCCGGTCAAGGAAGGGCCGTTGATGAATTTGTCCTTTCGATGAATCGAGCTGCTGAAAAAGCGGTTCCCGTCGCGGTCGATGTGTTTGTCGATTCGATCAGGAAGATGACGTTCGATGACGCCCGGCAGATCTTGTTCTCGAAAGAGCAAGACTCAGCCACGCAATTCTTTCGACGCACCTCCGAGGAGACCCTGCGTGAAAAGTTTCGCCCGATAGTCGAAGAGTTCACCGCCAAGACCGGCGTTACACAAAAATACAAAGCTATGATCGGCAAAGCCGGTTTCGCTGCCCAATTCCTGGGCAAAGACGCCACCGACCTTGACGGCTACGTCACCCAAAAAGCCCTCGATGGTCTTTTTCTCCTCATTGCCGACGAAGAAAAGAAGATCCGCAAAGACCCCCTAGGCCGTACGACATCGCTTCTCAAAAAAGTATTTGGAATATTGCGGTGAAATAGCACCTAGGGTTTGATCGAAAAGGTGAATGGAAGCGGCAAGTTTCTTTTTCACCTTTTTCCTTTTATACTCGTTCACTTCGTATGATCATCGCAAAGATCCTATTCTTTCTTGTCCTGATCTTCGTCCTTTCGCCGTGGGGCTCGCCATTTTTGGCGTTGACGCTTGGCCTGGCGATTGCGTTGACGCTCGGTAATCCTTTTCCGAAGCTCGAAGGCAAGCCGACAACGTATTTGCTGCAGGCATCGGTCGTAATGCTTGGATTCGGGATGAATCTCGGGGCGATCGTCAAAGCAGGTCAGAGTGGAATACTTTTTATTCTGGCGGTGGTCTTCGGCGCGTTGGTACTTGGGTTCGTGTTTGGGAAACTGCTCGCGACGCCTAAGCGTATCACGACATTGATCACGGTCGGCACGGCAATTTGCGGCGGATCGGCCATCGCCGCTGTCGGGCCGGCGATCAAGGCTGAGAATGACGAGATGTCCGTCTCGCTTGGCACGATATTCGTCCTGAATGCCGTCGCACTGTTCGCGTTTCCGTTTATCGGACATTCGATAGGGATGTCGCAGGAACAGTTTGGGCTTTGGTGCGCAGTGGCTATACAGGACACGAGTTCGGTTGTCGGTGCATCGTCCGCGTACGGGGCCGCCGCACTCGCGGTAGCCGCTACCGTTAAACTGGCACGGGCCCTATTCATCGCACCTCTCGCCCTCGCCCTTGCGTTCATGTTTCGCGAAAAAGACGCAAAGGCAAAGATAACTGTGCCGTGGTTCATCTTCCTTTTTGTCGGAGCCGCCGCAATTCGGACATTCGCTCCGGTCATCATTCAGCCGAGCATATTTGACGCCATCGTCAACCTCGCAAAAGCGGGATTCGCCGTCACGCTATTTCTGATCGGCCTCAGTATCTCGGTCGCGATGCTCAAAAAGGTCGGAGTCCGCCCGTTTCTTCTGGGTACGATCCTCTGGATCATTATTGCCTCGATCTCACTATGGGCAGTTCTCAAGTTTGCCTAGCGACTGCTATAATACTCGTTTCGACTAAGCGCCGAATTTGCCACTTAGATGAGTATCAAGCAAATTAGTGTCCGCGGGGCACGCCAGCATAACCTCAAGAACATCGATGTCGATATTCCGCGCGATAAATTTGTCGTGATCACGGGGCTGTCCGGAAGCGGCAAATCGTCGCTGGCGTTCGACACGATATATGCCGAAGGCCAGCGACGGTATGTCGAATCGTTGTCGGCGTACGCTCGTCAATTTCTAGATCAACTAGAGAAGCCCGATGTCGATTCGGTAGAGGGCCTAAGCCCTGCGATCTCGATCGAACAGAAAACAGTTTCGCGCAGCCCGCGTTCGACGGTCGGAACTGTGACTGAGATCTACGATTTTATGCGGCTGCTGTTCTCGTCCATTGGGCAGCCGCATTGCCATCAATGCGACGCTCCGATCACGCGGCAATCGCTCGACCAGATCGTCGCTGGCATCCTCGATCATCCGGAAGGCGAACGCGTGATGATACTTGCGCCTATCGTGAGAGGTCGCAAGGGTGAATTTAAGAAGGAACTCGAAAAGCTCTCAAAGGATTTTAACCGGGCACGTATCGACGGCGAACTTCGCCAACTGGATGAAGAGATCATCCTTGATAAGCGCAAAAACCACACTATCGAGGTCGTCGTCGATCGGCTGCTGATGAAGGAAGGCGTTCGCGAACGGCTGTCCGAATCGGTGAAAACCGCACTGAAACTCACGGGCGGAGCGGTTCTCGTTTCGATAATTGACGGCGACGAAAAGCTGTACAGCGAAAAGATGGCGTGCGTCGATTGCGGCATCAATATCGCGACGCTCGAGCCGCGGTCGTTCTCGTTCAACTCCGCATTTGGTGCGTGTAAACGCTGTCAGGGCATCGGAACCGTGATGGAGATCGACGCCGCTAAGATAGTGCCGGACGAAGATGTTCCGGCGGGGAAAGTCAATTTTCTAAACGGTGTCGATAAAGCGGGTGCGACGTTTCTGCAATCCGCTTTGCTCGCGATCATCGAGAAGTTTACCTTCGGCGATAAGCTCGAACCGCCGAAAGTCGTTGAGGAAAAAGCCAAATCCAAAGCTGTTGCGGCGAAACGTGGACGCAAAATGCGTGACCGCGATGGTGAGACGACGGACATCGTTCAACAATTCCTCGACACCGATTTCGCTGAGCTGCCAAAGGAGATACGCGATGCGTTCTTTTACGGGACGAAGCGGCGATTAACGTTTCGTCACGGAGATTACAAATTCGAACGCGAATGGAGCGGAGCGATGCGTGCGATGCGTGAACGCATCGAAAATCCGCCGTCTGAAAAGATAAAAGCCGCTCTCGAAGAGCTGATCGCCCCAATGCCCTGTCCGTTGTGCCACGGCCAGAGATTGCAGCCCGAAAGCCTTGCGGTAAAGGTCAACGGCCTCGGCATCGCCGATTACACCGAGCAGCCGATCACCGATTCTGTAAAGCGATTTGCCGACATTAAGCTCAGTCCACGCGATGAAAAGATCGCTGGATTGATCCTCAAAGAGATCCGCGACCGTTTGAGTTTTCTCGATGCCGTGGGCCTCGGATATCTGACGTTGTCGCGTTCGTCGGCGTCGCTTTCGGGCGGCGAAGGGCAGAGAATTAGGCTCGCGACGCAGATCGGTTCGCAGCTTCGCGGTGTTTTATATGTTCTGGACGAACCAAGCATCGGGCTGCATCCTCGTGATAATCAGCGGCTTCTGGAGACATTGCATACGCTTCGCGATCTTGGAAATACGGTTCTCGTCGTCGAGCATGACGAAGAGACAATTGAGCACGCAGATTACGTCATCGATCTCGGCCCGCTCGCCGGAACCCACGGTGGCGAGGTCATCGCGACCGGAACGCCCGCGGAGATCAAGAAGAACAAGACCTCCATGACCGGCCGATACATGAGCGGGGAACTAAAGATCGACGTTCCCGACGTTCGCCGCCTGCCGAACGGTAAACGCATCAAGGTCCTAGGAGCGCGAGGCTATAATCTCAAGAACATCGACGCCGAGTTTCCGCTTGGGCTATTAACTGTTGTGACAGGTGTGTCCGGCTCGGGCAAATCGACGCTCGTCGAAGAGATACTCTATCCAGCACTCTACAAACACGTTTACAAATCTACCGTCGGGGGAGAAGCTCTCGAACACGACTCGATCGAAGGCCTCGATCTCGTGGACAAGATCATCGAGATCGATCAAAAGCCGATCGGCCGCACGCCGCGATCTAATCCGGCGACGTTTACGGGGCTGTTCACGCCACTTCGCGAGTTGTACGCGATGCTTCCGGAATCTCGCACTCGCGGCTATAAATCCGGCAGGTTTTCGTTTAACGTCAAAGGCGGACGCTGCGAGGCGTGCGAGGGCGGCGGCATGAAACGCATCGAGATGAACTTCCTGCCCGACGTGTACGTCACCTGCGACGTGTGCCGCGGCCACCGGTACAATCGCGAAACGCTCGCCGTCAAATTCAAAGGCCTCTCGATCGCCGACCTCCTCGACACCACCATCGAAGACGCTCTGCCGCTGCTCGAAAACATCCCTTCAATTAAACAGAAGCTGCAAACCCTGCTCGATGTCGGCCTCGGCTACATCAAGGTCGGCCAGTCTTCGACCACGCTCTCGGGCGGCGAGGCCCAACGCATCAAACTCGCCAAAGAATTGAGCAAACGAGCGACCGGAAAGACCATCTACATCCTCGACGAACCCACGACCGGCCTCCACTTCGCCGACGTTCACAAACTGCTCGAGGTCCTGCAAAAGCTCGTCGACACCGGCAACACCGTCATCGTCATCGAACACAACCTCGACGTCATCAAATCCGCCGATTACATCATCGACCTCGGCCCCGAAGGCGGCTCCGGCGGCGGCAAAGTCGTCGCCACAGGCACGCCCGAAGAGGTCGCCAAAGTCAAAAAGTCCTTCACCGGCCAGGCGTTGAAAGTTGTCCTGAAATAGCCAAATTGAGGTATAATTCCGGCATGTTTGGACGGCAAGACATCTCCGTCGCCGACGGCCTCAAAACCGGCCGCATCATGTCCAAAGACGAAGAGGTCTGCCTCCACTCCGGCCTCTGCGCGGAACGCTGCCCCACCGCCGCCTGGGACATGCAAAAATTCTGGTACAACGTCACCAAAGCCGGCGAGGTCAAGTACGGGTGCACTGGAAATGGTAAAGGGTAAGTTTGTCGTCCAGTTCCGCGTTGAGTGAAGTGTGGGGTAAAAAGCTATGAGATTCCAATCAATCCTGACAATTCTGGTCTGTCTTTTTGCGACATCATTTGTCCTGGCGCAAGCTAATAGCGAGTTTCCCGATGGCTTGCGCGGATTTTCGATGAGTTCGTCTTTCCAATTTGATGGAAAGGAGTACCGTTACGAACTGAATACAGACGCTATCAAAGATACCCCTTCATGGAATGTATCTGACGGCGAACCGCCGCTTCCCATTGTCCGTGCAGTAGACATAGCGAAGGCTCAACTCAAGAAACTCATCAAAAAGACGAAAGGCTGGGATGTCGATTTTGTAAATCTTCATCAGGCGGATCGTAAGAAGTGGTATTACGAGATTCATTTCACGTGCATTGAAATTGGGTGTTCCGACAAGGCCACGGGTGGCTTCACAATTCTTGTGAAGCTGGACGGCTCTCCAGTTGAACCAAAAGTAACCAAGGTACCCAACCGGTCGTAGACCAAAGAATTTGAGTCCGAAGCGGTACAGATCGAGTACGAAGGCCGAAAAGTTTGATACGAAGCAGTGAAAGTGCCTCACGAAGCGGCGCAAATCGCGTCCGAAGCACAAAAAGTTCTTCACGAAGCGCTAACGATCGCTCACCAAGGGCATAAAAACTTGAAACGAAGCGGTGAAAGTCGCTCATAAAGGATGAAAAGTTCGATACGAAGCACAAAGATGTGCTTACGACGCCATGATTCGTGCTCACGACGGCAAGATTCCTGCTCACGACGCCAAGATTCGTGCTCACGACGCGAAGATTCGTGCTCATGACGCCAAGATTCGTGCTCGGGACGCCATGCCGAGTGCTCGGGACGGCAGGAATCGTGCTCAGGATTGATGAAAGACAAGAGGAAAACTTTTAAAAACTCGCCCCCGCGGGAATTTCTCTGCCCGGGGGGTCTTCTCGTTTGGCCCGGCGGGGGCCGGGGAGTTTCGCTGGGGGCGAGGAGCCGGCGGGGGGGGGGTCTCTCCGCCCGGGCCCCCGGTTCGCTTGGGGCTGGGGCGGTGTCTTGCGCGTCCGGGCCAGCGCGGGGGGGGGGAGGGGGGCCGGGGCAGGGGCGGGGGGGGGTCGGGCCCGCGTGGGGTGCCGCTGCCGCGGGCGGGGGCGGCGGCCGGGTCCATCCCCGCGGCCTCCGGGGGCGGGGGGTGCTGGGGGGGGGGAGGGGGGGGCGGGGCCCAACGTGGGGGGGTCCCGAGGGGGGGGGGCGTTTCCCGGTGCCATTTGTATTTGGGAAAAGAGAGGCGAACACGGGGCGCCCCCCCCGGGGGGGAGCGGGGGGGGGTTTGGCGGGGATTTCCGGTTTTTTCCGCGGCTCCCCGGGGGTCCCCCGTTTAGAGGCGGGGGAGCGGGGGACTGAAAAGAATTGGGGAGGTGGCCCCCGCGGCGTTGGCCCGTGGCGGGGGCTTGGGGAGAGATTATTTTTCAAAAAAAGGAACCGAAGGGGGGGGGGGGCCCCCCCGGGGGGGGGGGGCGTTTTCCCCGGAAACCAAACACGCACCCGGGGCCGGGGGGCGGTTTGGGCCGGCGTGCGGGTGTCCGGTTTGCTGGGTGGGGGGGGGAGGTTGGGGCGCCATAATTCATGCTCGCGGACGCATTACGAGTGCACTTTAGAGCACCAAAAGGTTCGAGAGAGGTGACAAAATGACAAACGAACGAGTTTTTGCGATGAGTTTTGCGGGGGTTTATCCGCATTATGTGGCGAAGGCCGAAAAGAAAGGCCGCACGAAGGAAGAGGTTGACGAGGTTATTCGCTGGCTGACGGGATATACGAAGGCCGGGCTCGCGAAGCAGATCGAGACGCGTACCAGCTTTCGCGATTTCTTCGACAAGGCCCCGCGGCTCAACCTAAACGCCCCGCTCATCAAAGGCACCGTCTGCGGCATCCGTGTGGAAAACATCGAAGACCCGCTAATGCAGAAGATCCGCTGGCTCGACAAACTCATCGACGAGCTCGCGAAGGGCAAAAAGATGGAAAAGATCCTGCGGAGCGCGGAATAGTTCTCTCCAATTAAGATCCTCAAACTAGAGTTAACGTGTATTCCGCCGTTTCGATCTTGACGATCAGCGGGCATATCGGATCGTCTAGTATCTGGATTTTGGTCGCTAGATCGTCGGCGTGGAAATGAAGAACCTTTATGTTTTTGTCAGTGTACGTTCCGCTTGAGGCTGTAAACTGCATGATGTACGTAAGACGCTTGACGCCGCTTCCGAGGTTCAGACTTATCTCCTTCCTATCTTTCAGTTCTTTGTGGAGCTTCTGACTAAGGATGAAGGCGATCTCTCCGTCGGGTGCGATCGCGGTTTTGGTCGAGAAGAAGTTGACGTATTTATTAGCCGTAGATAAAGCTGCGTCAGTGATGACGAGTTTCTCGGACTGTTCTTTTTTCGTGCTTTCTTTCCAACGGAAAGCGAGCTTGCCGCCGTCTTCGATAAATTCGATCCGGTAACGTAAAA from Acidobacteriota bacterium includes the following:
- the gpmA gene encoding 2,3-diphosphoglycerate-dependent phosphoglycerate mutase; this encodes MYRIVLIRHGESQWNKENRFTGWYDVDLSEKGRSEAKAAGELLRAEGFTFDEAYTSVLKRAIRTLWTILDEMDLMWLPQTTSWLLNERHYGGLQGLDKAETAAKYGDEQVKIWRRSYDIPPPELDASDERYLGDDPRYAGVRPFPATECLKDTVERVVPYWENEIAPKVKSGKRLIVAAHGNSLRALVKYLDGIADDEIVNLNIPTGVPLVYELDADLKPIKSYYLGDAEAIKAAQEAVANQGKAK
- a CDS encoding DUF4197 domain-containing protein; the protein is MLKILAAILVMAAFTLSVAAQNNKNVSDNEISGGLKEALSKGVGSAIKSLGKEDGFFKNVRVKIPLPKSLQKVEKIVRVAGQGRAVDEFVLSMNRAAEKAVPVAVDVFVDSIRKMTFDDARQILFSKEQDSATQFFRRTSEETLREKFRPIVEEFTAKTGVTQKYKAMIGKAGFAAQFLGKDATDLDGYVTQKALDGLFLLIADEEKKIRKDPLGRTTSLLKKVFGILR
- a CDS encoding putative sulfate exporter family transporter, translated to MIIAKILFFLVLIFVLSPWGSPFLALTLGLAIALTLGNPFPKLEGKPTTYLLQASVVMLGFGMNLGAIVKAGQSGILFILAVVFGALVLGFVFGKLLATPKRITTLITVGTAICGGSAIAAVGPAIKAENDEMSVSLGTIFVLNAVALFAFPFIGHSIGMSQEQFGLWCAVAIQDTSSVVGASSAYGAAALAVAATVKLARALFIAPLALALAFMFREKDAKAKITVPWFIFLFVGAAAIRTFAPVIIQPSIFDAIVNLAKAGFAVTLFLIGLSISVAMLKKVGVRPFLLGTILWIIIASISLWAVLKFA
- the uvrA gene encoding excinuclease ABC subunit UvrA; this translates as MSIKQISVRGARQHNLKNIDVDIPRDKFVVITGLSGSGKSSLAFDTIYAEGQRRYVESLSAYARQFLDQLEKPDVDSVEGLSPAISIEQKTVSRSPRSTVGTVTEIYDFMRLLFSSIGQPHCHQCDAPITRQSLDQIVAGILDHPEGERVMILAPIVRGRKGEFKKELEKLSKDFNRARIDGELRQLDEEIILDKRKNHTIEVVVDRLLMKEGVRERLSESVKTALKLTGGAVLVSIIDGDEKLYSEKMACVDCGINIATLEPRSFSFNSAFGACKRCQGIGTVMEIDAAKIVPDEDVPAGKVNFLNGVDKAGATFLQSALLAIIEKFTFGDKLEPPKVVEEKAKSKAVAAKRGRKMRDRDGETTDIVQQFLDTDFAELPKEIRDAFFYGTKRRLTFRHGDYKFEREWSGAMRAMRERIENPPSEKIKAALEELIAPMPCPLCHGQRLQPESLAVKVNGLGIADYTEQPITDSVKRFADIKLSPRDEKIAGLILKEIRDRLSFLDAVGLGYLTLSRSSASLSGGEGQRIRLATQIGSQLRGVLYVLDEPSIGLHPRDNQRLLETLHTLRDLGNTVLVVEHDEETIEHADYVIDLGPLAGTHGGEVIATGTPAEIKKNKTSMTGRYMSGELKIDVPDVRRLPNGKRIKVLGARGYNLKNIDAEFPLGLLTVVTGVSGSGKSTLVEEILYPALYKHVYKSTVGGEALEHDSIEGLDLVDKIIEIDQKPIGRTPRSNPATFTGLFTPLRELYAMLPESRTRGYKSGRFSFNVKGGRCEACEGGGMKRIEMNFLPDVYVTCDVCRGHRYNRETLAVKFKGLSIADLLDTTIEDALPLLENIPSIKQKLQTLLDVGLGYIKVGQSSTTLSGGEAQRIKLAKELSKRATGKTIYILDEPTTGLHFADVHKLLEVLQKLVDTGNTVIVIEHNLDVIKSADYIIDLGPEGGSGGGKVVATGTPEEVAKVKKSFTGQALKVVLK
- a CDS encoding DUF2200 domain-containing protein yields the protein MTNERVFAMSFAGVYPHYVAKAEKKGRTKEEVDEVIRWLTGYTKAGLAKQIETRTSFRDFFDKAPRLNLNAPLIKGTVCGIRVENIEDPLMQKIRWLDKLIDELAKGKKMEKILRSAE